One Sphingomonas sp. SUN039 genomic window carries:
- a CDS encoding UrcA family protein has protein sequence MTSTIKNLILATVAVTAFTGPALAGQTRDDLTTVALNSKGYDLSSPEGVAALTRKAHMAAMEACGVNKHRDLGLSVAANRCFKSNVVEVTRQIEALRQIRTAGRTGEQVAVADTNALPTAK, from the coding sequence ATGACCAGCACCATCAAGAACCTGATCCTCGCGACCGTCGCCGTCACCGCCTTCACCGGCCCCGCGCTGGCAGGACAAACTCGCGATGATCTCACAACCGTTGCACTGAATTCGAAGGGCTATGACCTCTCGAGCCCCGAAGGCGTCGCCGCGCTGACGCGCAAGGCCCACATGGCAGCGATGGAAGCGTGCGGCGTCAATAAGCACCGCGATCTCGGCCTCAGCGTCGCGGCCAACCGATGCTTCAAGAGCAACGTCGTCGAGGTCACCCGGCAGATCGAGGCGCTACGCCAGATCCGCACGGCAGGCCGCACCGGCGAACAGGTTGCCGTCGCCGACACCAACGCGCTGCCGACGGCCAAGTAA
- a CDS encoding Crp/Fnr family transcriptional regulator: MVGTMPLDAPGVIAAAFGCEAAVASIVATKAAYRHYPARSMIAGSEALPQQLYIVIAGRARMLAYAIDGRLVVVEDFKAGALFGEGALFDSAAASHEVTAVDPVDAGAFERHVFLTLMSGYSCIALAVSRLLVARLEATTRRLVEGATLSAAGRIHAELLRQARSSPDMTIRPAPVLATLALSVQSTRESVSRAINALQKRGIIRRDEVALTVVAPHRLEELIY; encoded by the coding sequence ATGGTTGGCACCATGCCTCTCGACGCGCCCGGCGTCATCGCCGCTGCGTTCGGTTGCGAGGCTGCGGTGGCCAGTATTGTCGCCACGAAAGCTGCCTATCGCCATTATCCCGCCCGTTCGATGATCGCCGGCAGCGAGGCATTGCCCCAACAACTCTACATCGTGATCGCAGGGCGCGCGCGGATGCTGGCATATGCAATCGACGGACGGCTGGTCGTGGTCGAGGACTTCAAAGCAGGCGCGCTGTTCGGCGAGGGTGCGCTGTTTGATTCCGCTGCTGCAAGCCACGAAGTGACGGCAGTCGACCCGGTCGACGCAGGCGCGTTCGAACGCCATGTCTTTCTCACTCTGATGAGCGGTTACAGCTGCATCGCGCTCGCGGTCTCACGCCTGCTCGTAGCGCGGCTCGAAGCAACGACACGCCGACTGGTCGAGGGCGCGACTCTGTCGGCAGCGGGGCGCATTCACGCTGAATTGTTGCGGCAGGCGCGGTCGAGCCCGGACATGACGATCCGCCCTGCTCCGGTACTCGCGACGCTCGCGCTGTCGGTCCAGAGCACGCGCGAGTCGGTGTCGCGGGCGATTAACGCCTTGCAAAAGCGCGGCATCATCCGCCGCGACGAGGTTGCGCTGACCGTGGTCGCACCACACCGGCTCGAAGAACTGATCTACTGA
- a CDS encoding TIR domain-containing protein produces MTEAGGTEAALKPTVFISYARTDRPRVKPLADALTAAGFEVWWDVLIEGGAAFAKTIAERLQAADAVIVVWSAASVVSDWVRDEADHARQRGRLAPVLLDGTLPPLGFGQYHAVDLSKWHGNTSAPEIDSVIAAIADVSGAPAPQRGIAKRSGVSRRTAMLAGGTAVAATAVGALVVFKPFAATADANSVAVLPFANLSGDPAQAYFSDGLAEEVRAALARNGRLKVAARTSSNLFRDLKDDAKGVAKKLDVAFLLEGSVRKGGDMVRVAAELIDAKTGFSSWSQTFDRPAANVLNVQTEIADTVARALAVKVDPASKAKGSTNDPAAYDAYLRAKALYNADAGEASDRAALAQIDAAVARDGNYAAALALKARIQALIADQYAVPDGLRAAYDAAIATAQHAAKIAPDLVDTEIALGNTLFNGRIDVKGARAPYERAAQLGAGDADVLIPCAFYFAMTKRVADAQRAATKARELDPLNPRAWRMVGTVDYARRDYPSAIGNYDHAIRLAPNLGFARAIKANALLLTGRAAEARDICAGEPIDLFRLTGLAIIEQKLGRTAEAQAARADLIERLGDNSLYQQAEIAAQWGKTDLAIAALLGAQKASDTGLIYAATDPLLDPIRNRPEFSALLKSLGFD; encoded by the coding sequence GTGACTGAGGCCGGGGGCACCGAAGCGGCACTCAAGCCGACCGTCTTCATCAGCTATGCACGCACCGACCGGCCGCGCGTGAAGCCGCTGGCTGATGCGCTGACGGCGGCGGGGTTTGAGGTCTGGTGGGACGTGCTGATCGAGGGCGGCGCGGCGTTTGCCAAGACGATCGCCGAGCGGTTGCAGGCCGCCGATGCGGTCATCGTCGTCTGGTCGGCAGCATCAGTCGTGTCCGATTGGGTGCGCGACGAGGCCGATCATGCCCGCCAGCGCGGTCGCCTCGCGCCGGTGCTGCTCGACGGCACATTGCCGCCGCTCGGGTTCGGCCAGTATCATGCGGTCGACCTGTCGAAATGGCACGGCAATACCAGCGCGCCCGAAATCGACTCTGTGATTGCGGCCATTGCCGATGTCAGCGGTGCCCCCGCGCCGCAACGGGGCATCGCAAAGCGTAGCGGCGTTTCGCGGCGCACAGCCATGCTTGCGGGCGGCACCGCCGTTGCGGCGACGGCGGTCGGCGCGCTGGTGGTGTTCAAGCCCTTTGCCGCCACCGCCGATGCCAACAGCGTCGCAGTGCTGCCCTTCGCCAATCTCAGCGGCGATCCGGCACAGGCCTATTTCTCCGACGGGCTGGCCGAGGAAGTCCGCGCGGCGCTCGCTCGCAATGGGCGGCTGAAGGTCGCGGCGCGCACGTCGTCGAACCTGTTCCGCGACCTGAAAGACGATGCCAAGGGCGTGGCGAAGAAGCTCGACGTCGCCTTCCTGCTCGAGGGGAGCGTGCGAAAGGGTGGCGATATGGTCCGCGTCGCCGCCGAGCTGATCGATGCGAAAACCGGGTTCAGCAGCTGGTCGCAGACCTTCGACCGGCCCGCCGCCAATGTGCTCAACGTCCAGACCGAGATTGCCGATACGGTGGCGCGTGCGCTCGCGGTCAAGGTCGATCCGGCGTCGAAGGCCAAGGGCTCTACCAACGATCCCGCTGCCTATGACGCCTATCTGCGCGCCAAGGCGCTCTACAACGCCGACGCGGGCGAGGCGTCGGACCGCGCGGCACTGGCACAGATCGACGCGGCCGTGGCGCGCGACGGCAATTACGCGGCGGCGCTGGCGCTCAAGGCACGCATTCAGGCCTTGATTGCGGATCAATATGCCGTTCCCGACGGACTGCGCGCGGCGTATGACGCCGCCATCGCAACCGCACAGCACGCGGCAAAGATCGCGCCCGATCTGGTCGATACCGAGATTGCGCTCGGCAACACGCTGTTCAACGGGCGGATCGATGTGAAGGGCGCACGTGCACCCTATGAGCGCGCAGCGCAGCTCGGCGCAGGCGATGCCGATGTGTTGATCCCGTGTGCCTTCTACTTTGCGATGACCAAACGTGTCGCCGATGCCCAGCGTGCCGCGACCAAGGCGCGTGAGCTTGACCCACTCAATCCGCGCGCCTGGCGAATGGTTGGGACGGTGGATTATGCGCGCCGCGACTATCCTTCGGCGATCGGCAACTATGATCACGCGATCCGGCTTGCGCCGAACCTTGGCTTTGCCCGCGCGATCAAGGCCAATGCATTATTGCTGACTGGTCGTGCCGCTGAAGCCCGCGACATTTGTGCCGGAGAGCCTATCGATCTGTTTCGCCTGACCGGACTGGCGATTATCGAGCAGAAGCTCGGGCGAACGGCGGAAGCGCAGGCAGCACGAGCTGACCTGATCGAGCGTCTGGGTGATAACTCGCTCTACCAGCAAGCGGAAATTGCGGCACAATGGGGCAAAACGGATTTGGCAATCGCCGCGCTGCTTGGAGCCCAAAAAGCGAGCGATACGGGCCTGATATACGCAGCAACCGATCCGCTTCTCGATCCCATCCGCAACCGGCCCGAATTTTCGGCTTTGCTTAAGTCGCTGGGATTTGATTAA